A window from Bdellovibrionales bacterium encodes these proteins:
- the fliP gene encoding flagellar type III secretion system pore protein FliP (The bacterial flagellar biogenesis protein FliP forms a type III secretion system (T3SS)-type pore required for flagellar assembly.) → MKKFLLMAGIVLFGSWAMAQQVTLPTVNLGFKTTDNPNEVVNAIKLVLIMTVLTLAPAILIMMTGFTRIIIVLSFLRQAMGIQQMPPNQLLVGLSLFLTFFVMGPAFKEVNETGVQPYLAGKISQDVALENSLAPLRKFMFHQTRDQDLALFVKLAKIEAPKTRADVPTIVLVPAFVVSELKTAFQIGFIIFLPFLVIDIVASSVLMAMGMMMLPPVVISLPFKIMLFVLVDGWGLLIGSMVKSFG, encoded by the coding sequence GTGAAAAAATTCTTACTGATGGCAGGTATTGTTCTTTTTGGCTCCTGGGCGATGGCACAACAAGTGACTTTGCCAACAGTGAATTTGGGTTTCAAAACAACTGACAACCCAAATGAAGTCGTGAATGCCATTAAATTAGTTTTGATCATGACGGTGCTGACTTTGGCTCCGGCGATCTTGATCATGATGACGGGTTTTACTCGTATCATCATCGTTTTGAGCTTCTTGCGCCAAGCGATGGGTATTCAGCAAATGCCACCGAATCAGTTGTTGGTGGGTTTGTCTTTGTTCCTGACCTTCTTTGTGATGGGTCCGGCCTTTAAAGAAGTGAACGAAACAGGTGTGCAGCCGTATTTGGCTGGAAAAATTTCCCAGGACGTGGCTCTTGAAAACTCGCTGGCGCCCCTCAGGAAGTTTATGTTCCATCAGACACGCGACCAAGATCTGGCTTTGTTTGTAAAGCTCGCGAAAATCGAAGCGCCAAAAACTCGTGCGGACGTTCCTACGATCGTTTTGGTTCCGGCTTTCGTTGTGTCTGAATTAAAAACGGCTTTCCAGATCGGATTTATCATTTTCTTGCCGTTCTTAGTGATCGATATCGTTGCTTCAAGTGTCTTAATGGCAATGGGGATGATGATGTTGCCGCCGGTAGTAATTTCACTGCCGTTTAAAATTATGCTTTTTGTTTTGGTCGATGGCTGGGGTCTTCTCATCGGTTCGATGGTGAAGAGTTTCGGGTAG
- the fliR gene encoding flagellar biosynthetic protein FliR gives MSEAQVIMFGLIFLRMIAFVVSSVVFGSGNISVPIKILLAVVFSMVVMPAIHISGAEAARLTEDLVLLSAREVAVGLSLGFLTRLFFFAVGMTGELISVSIGLGQAQIFNPMLGQNSNTVEQFYNTIATLIFFAVNGHHMLVTGIAQSYELIPLAQLKFNVGPMAEMAGFVQDMMVMAIKMCAPIIGAILITNIAMGVLGRAVPQINVLVTSMPVTLMLGFVLMFICIPLLVMEMNGILDLTQTKMLLVMKALAF, from the coding sequence ATGTCGGAAGCACAAGTGATCATGTTCGGACTCATCTTCTTGAGGATGATTGCGTTCGTGGTTTCGTCTGTGGTTTTCGGCTCGGGTAATATCAGCGTTCCGATTAAGATTCTTTTAGCGGTTGTGTTTTCGATGGTGGTCATGCCGGCGATTCACATCTCGGGCGCGGAAGCCGCTCGTTTGACTGAGGATCTGGTTCTGTTGTCAGCCCGTGAAGTGGCTGTCGGTTTGAGTTTAGGTTTTCTGACCCGTTTGTTTTTCTTCGCGGTGGGCATGACGGGAGAGTTGATTTCGGTTTCTATCGGTTTGGGCCAAGCACAGATTTTTAATCCGATGCTGGGTCAAAACAGCAATACGGTGGAACAGTTTTACAATACGATCGCGACTTTGATTTTTTTCGCAGTCAATGGCCACCACATGTTGGTGACGGGAATTGCTCAAAGTTATGAGCTGATTCCTTTGGCACAGTTGAAATTCAACGTAGGGCCAATGGCTGAGATGGCGGGTTTTGTTCAAGACATGATGGTCATGGCCATCAAAATGTGCGCTCCGATTATCGGCGCGATCTTGATCACAAACATCGCCATGGGGGTTTTGGGAAGAGCCGTACCCCAAATCAACGTTTTAGTAACCAGTATGCCGGTTACTTTGATGTTGGGTTTTGTTTTGATGTTTATCTGTATTCCATTACTCGTCATGGAGATGAACGGGATTTTGGATTTAACGCAGACGAAGATGTTGTTGGTAATGAAAGCCTTAGCGTTCTAG
- a CDS encoding MinD/ParA family protein, translating into MKYNGLFQSSGTRTISITSGKGGVGKTTLTSNLALRLSQTGNKVLIFDGDLGMANVDILYGVKADGNIHDVIMGDKTIDEILVEVAKDVFLIPGGSGILEFNNLNSFQRRTMIEAVGTLPQDFDYMLIDTAPGIADNVLYLNAAAQTISVVITPDPASLADSYALIKVLHQKYKENKFSIICNNVRDEAEGAGLYQRFNDVVNKFLYIGLDYWGSVPMDPVLRKATQLNRLIMRHDMTAESAKAIKNLSTQIENSNQKIITKGGLQMFWEQVVGVA; encoded by the coding sequence ATGAAATATAACGGACTCTTCCAAAGCAGCGGAACGCGCACAATCAGCATCACCTCCGGTAAAGGCGGCGTGGGTAAAACCACTTTGACTTCGAACCTGGCGTTGCGATTGTCACAGACCGGAAACAAAGTTCTGATCTTTGACGGCGATTTGGGAATGGCGAACGTGGATATTCTGTACGGAGTTAAAGCTGACGGAAATATCCATGATGTGATCATGGGCGATAAGACCATCGATGAAATCCTCGTGGAAGTGGCGAAGGATGTGTTCTTGATTCCTGGCGGTAGTGGCATCTTGGAGTTTAACAACCTCAATAGCTTTCAAAGACGCACGATGATCGAAGCAGTCGGCACTTTGCCGCAGGATTTCGATTACATGCTGATCGATACAGCGCCTGGAATAGCTGATAACGTTCTGTATTTAAATGCGGCCGCGCAAACGATCTCGGTTGTGATCACTCCGGATCCTGCCAGCCTGGCGGATTCTTATGCGCTTATTAAAGTTCTGCATCAGAAATACAAAGAGAATAAGTTTTCTATTATCTGCAACAATGTTCGTGATGAAGCGGAAGGCGCGGGTCTTTATCAGCGCTTCAACGATGTTGTGAATAAGTTCCTCTACATTGGTCTTGATTACTGGGGTTCCGTACCTATGGATCCCGTACTTCGTAAGGCGACGCAGTTAAATCGTCTCATCATGAGACACGACATGACTGCGGAGTCCGCAAAGGCGATTAAGAATCTCAGCACGCAAATCGAGAATTCTAATCAGAAAATCATCACTAAGGGCGGGCTGCAGATGTTCTGGGAACAGGTCGTCGGTGTAGCTTAA
- the flhA gene encoding flagellar biosynthesis protein FlhA, whose product MEPLFQFIKRFEKFTKNTDLFIAFGLLAILAVMIIPLPPIMLDLSLSFSLSLSLLILVVSIYVKRALDFTSFPSLLLMTTLFRLSMNVATTRLILTHGHEGTHAAGDVIEAFGNFVVGNNYVIGIIVFMILIVINFIVITKGSGRVAEVAARFTLDAMPGKQMAIDADLNAGLITEADARKRRKEIEQEADFYGAMDGASKFVRGDAIAGIIITLINIIGGLLIGVIQKGLDISTAAKYYTMLTIGDGLLAQIPALIISTAAGMIVTRSSSTDENMGAEVAGQLLVNPRAVAISAAVIGLLALVPGLPTVPFLFMSIILGTVSWVINRYKQEKEENEKKAAEVVASAPKKENIETMLPLDLVELEVGYGLINIVESDKSGDLLERIVSIRKQFALDLGIVVPSIHIRDNLQLAPGEYRVLIKGNRVGGGTLRPEFMLAMDPGNVMERIEGIPTKEPAFGLDALWVSPNRKEEAEMAGYTVVDLPTVMATHLTEIVRTHAHELLGRQEASSLVDNFKKSHPKVVEELIPDQMSLGAVVRVLQGLLKEQVSIRDLLTIFETLADEAPRNKDTEVLTENVRRALARSITAKYTTELGNIPVMTLHPVIEELIANSLLQTEQGVQLVMDPNTAHRLIGEIARTVETHPEIAGQPILLTSPTSRRHLFKLTHRFIPQLVILSHNELTSDANVQSVALVELNNAG is encoded by the coding sequence ATGGAACCGTTGTTTCAATTCATCAAGAGATTCGAAAAGTTCACCAAGAATACGGATTTATTCATTGCCTTCGGGTTGTTAGCAATCCTTGCGGTCATGATCATTCCGCTCCCGCCAATAATGCTCGACTTGTCATTGAGTTTCTCTCTGTCTTTGAGCTTGTTGATCCTGGTTGTTTCCATCTACGTAAAGCGTGCTCTTGATTTTACGTCGTTCCCGTCATTGCTTTTGATGACGACTTTGTTCCGTTTGTCGATGAACGTGGCAACGACTCGTTTGATCCTGACTCATGGTCATGAGGGAACTCATGCTGCCGGTGACGTGATCGAGGCTTTCGGTAACTTCGTTGTCGGTAATAACTATGTGATCGGTATCATCGTCTTCATGATCTTGATCGTGATCAACTTCATCGTAATCACCAAGGGTTCTGGACGCGTCGCTGAGGTTGCAGCACGTTTCACTTTGGATGCGATGCCTGGTAAGCAAATGGCGATCGATGCCGACTTGAACGCCGGCCTCATCACGGAAGCTGACGCCCGCAAACGCCGTAAAGAGATCGAGCAAGAGGCGGATTTTTATGGTGCGATGGATGGTGCCTCGAAGTTCGTACGTGGTGATGCGATTGCCGGTATCATCATTACTTTGATCAATATCATTGGCGGTCTTTTGATTGGTGTGATCCAAAAAGGCCTCGATATTTCGACAGCTGCCAAGTACTACACGATGCTGACGATCGGTGACGGTCTCTTGGCTCAGATTCCGGCACTTATTATCTCCACGGCGGCCGGTATGATCGTAACCCGCAGTTCGAGCACGGATGAGAACATGGGTGCTGAGGTTGCGGGTCAGCTCTTGGTAAATCCACGTGCTGTGGCGATTTCGGCAGCGGTTATCGGGTTGCTGGCCTTGGTGCCGGGTCTTCCGACAGTTCCATTCTTATTCATGTCGATCATTCTTGGAACGGTTTCTTGGGTCATTAATCGCTACAAACAGGAAAAAGAAGAAAACGAGAAAAAAGCCGCCGAAGTGGTGGCTTCCGCACCGAAGAAAGAAAACATCGAGACGATGCTTCCTCTGGATCTCGTCGAGCTCGAAGTGGGTTATGGTCTTATTAATATCGTTGAATCTGACAAAAGCGGCGATCTTCTCGAGCGTATCGTCAGTATCCGTAAACAGTTTGCTCTCGATCTTGGCATCGTTGTGCCGAGTATTCATATCCGCGACAACTTGCAGTTGGCTCCGGGTGAATACCGCGTCCTTATTAAAGGGAACAGAGTCGGCGGCGGAACTCTTCGCCCCGAATTCATGCTGGCGATGGATCCAGGCAACGTGATGGAGCGTATCGAAGGTATTCCTACGAAGGAGCCTGCGTTTGGTTTGGATGCTCTTTGGGTTTCGCCGAATCGCAAGGAAGAAGCTGAAATGGCCGGTTACACGGTGGTGGATTTGCCGACAGTGATGGCGACTCACTTGACAGAGATCGTACGTACGCATGCGCATGAACTCCTTGGCCGTCAGGAAGCTTCTTCGTTGGTTGATAACTTTAAAAAGTCTCACCCGAAAGTGGTGGAAGAGCTTATCCCGGATCAAATGTCTTTGGGTGCTGTCGTGCGCGTATTGCAAGGCTTGTTGAAAGAACAGGTTTCTATCCGCGACCTGCTGACAATTTTTGAAACCTTGGCGGATGAAGCTCCTCGCAATAAAGACACTGAGGTTCTGACCGAGAATGTCCGTCGTGCTTTGGCTCGCTCGATTACGGCGAAGTATACGACGGAGCTTGGCAATATTCCGGTGATGACATTGCATCCAGTGATTGAAGAATTGATTGCGAATTCCTTGTTGCAAACAGAGCAGGGCGTTCAGTTGGTGATGGATCCAAATACGGCGCATAGACTCATTGGAGAGATCGCTCGCACGGTAGAAACGCATCCTGAAATCGCGGGTCAGCCGATCTTGTTAACAAGCCCGACGTCACGTCGTCACTTGTTTAAGCTGACTCACAGATTCATTCCGCAACTGGTGATTTTGTCTCATAACGAATTAACATCCGACGCAAATGTACAATCCGTCGCTTTGGTGGAGTTAAACAATGCAGGTTAA
- the fliQ gene encoding flagellar biosynthesis protein FliQ, whose amino-acid sequence MTEEIIIKLGQDALRTTAMLAAPMLLSTLVIGLAVSIFQALTQINESTLTFIPKMIVVALVFVLAGPWMMDVMSNYTVSLFENIATIVRE is encoded by the coding sequence ATGACTGAAGAGATTATTATCAAGCTAGGACAAGACGCACTTCGCACGACGGCAATGTTGGCGGCGCCGATGCTCTTGAGCACGTTGGTCATCGGTTTGGCTGTAAGTATCTTCCAAGCTTTAACTCAGATCAATGAATCCACACTGACATTCATTCCGAAGATGATCGTCGTGGCGCTGGTGTTTGTGCTCGCGGGTCCGTGGATGATGGACGTGATGAGCAACTACACGGTGAGTTTGTTTGAGAATATTGCAACGATTGTACGGGAATAA
- a CDS encoding endonuclease/exonuclease/phosphatase family protein — MFYLARFIIFIAIIGSFGIGTARAADAFLGNLYNDSTLSFGKPAPTSSLPSDKIRLFVWNIHKAEDQRLSQDFGDLTFGADLALFQEAVSRPDFIQSLVAANTDFEWTMAKSFQLFDFSFTGVATAYRVKPLGEDVIISKVTEPVTETPKTILLSVFSINGTYDTLLVANIHGINFVGLEAYKVQMNQLAEKLRQHQGPMIVAGDFNTWEPARLAYVKSLFEPLGLSQVNTPVAGMLDLDHVFLRGMKANFIFDLSHIDSSDHAPLMVDLIFENNKVMMYEGN; from the coding sequence ATGTTTTACTTAGCTCGCTTTATCATATTCATCGCGATTATAGGTTCTTTTGGGATCGGAACAGCCCGCGCTGCCGATGCCTTTTTGGGGAATCTGTACAATGATTCGACACTCTCGTTTGGTAAGCCGGCGCCAACGTCCTCGTTGCCTTCAGACAAAATACGATTGTTCGTTTGGAACATCCACAAAGCTGAGGATCAAAGACTTTCTCAAGACTTCGGTGATCTGACTTTCGGTGCGGATCTGGCCCTCTTTCAAGAAGCCGTTAGCCGACCTGACTTCATTCAAAGCTTAGTCGCCGCAAATACCGATTTCGAGTGGACGATGGCGAAGTCTTTCCAGCTTTTTGATTTTAGCTTTACCGGCGTTGCAACCGCTTATCGCGTGAAGCCCCTGGGTGAAGATGTGATTATCTCTAAAGTCACAGAGCCTGTGACTGAAACCCCTAAGACGATCTTGCTCTCTGTGTTTTCAATCAACGGTACTTACGACACACTTTTAGTGGCGAATATTCATGGTATTAACTTCGTGGGACTTGAGGCTTACAAAGTTCAAATGAACCAGTTAGCTGAAAAGCTTCGCCAGCATCAAGGCCCAATGATCGTAGCCGGTGATTTTAATACCTGGGAGCCTGCTCGCTTGGCTTATGTTAAGAGCCTCTTTGAACCGCTGGGTTTAAGCCAGGTCAACACTCCTGTCGCAGGAATGCTCGATTTAGATCATGTATTCCTGCGCGGAATGAAAGCGAACTTCATTTTTGATCTTTCTCATATCGATTCTTCAGACCATGCCCCATTGATGGTTGATCTAATTTTTGAAAATAACAAGGTGATGATGTATGAAGGCAACTAA
- a CDS encoding C40 family peptidase, whose product MKPNQFIFALSSVAFTLFVSCPTLAQQAAPSDLCQEFTAGCQIKKIAVKGPMDTEDQYALDVTVGALTEAQFNSLYTRYATKPTKAFDARHAYKLAEFLPAFAQKLNGKILIPHSVPAPAALIQALRAQGKKAANIAMVDGNCHSVSWQWVNYLQGRGTEEALLTLADGESMSLDASVDYKDIQPGDVLVISGTGGFNQDGSVLHSAVYLGHGLMFEKPNPGQEYVYRMSYLADIVGKYKKVDAQAEFHFYRPSKNSHLLPTLTEQLSLVSDQNQKAMSVNLSSVPAAILSTHILQESWDNAKGESVFTLGRILKASEVNPAKFKNVGP is encoded by the coding sequence ATGAAACCAAATCAATTTATTTTCGCATTAAGTTCCGTAGCATTTACACTTTTTGTTAGCTGTCCAACACTTGCACAGCAGGCCGCCCCGAGCGACCTCTGCCAAGAGTTCACAGCTGGCTGTCAGATTAAAAAGATCGCGGTCAAAGGCCCCATGGACACCGAAGACCAGTATGCCCTGGATGTCACCGTAGGAGCTCTGACAGAGGCGCAATTCAACAGCCTCTATACACGTTATGCAACAAAGCCTACGAAGGCCTTTGATGCTCGCCACGCTTATAAACTTGCTGAGTTCTTGCCGGCCTTTGCGCAAAAACTCAATGGCAAGATTTTGATTCCTCACTCTGTGCCGGCGCCTGCCGCTCTTATCCAAGCCCTGCGTGCGCAAGGTAAGAAAGCCGCGAACATTGCAATGGTTGATGGCAACTGCCACTCTGTGAGCTGGCAATGGGTTAACTACCTCCAAGGCCGTGGCACTGAAGAGGCCCTGCTGACTCTGGCTGATGGCGAGAGCATGAGTTTGGATGCTTCAGTAGACTATAAAGATATTCAGCCCGGTGATGTCCTTGTGATTAGCGGCACCGGTGGGTTTAATCAAGACGGTTCAGTTTTGCACTCGGCGGTTTACCTAGGCCACGGACTCATGTTTGAAAAACCAAATCCAGGTCAAGAATATGTGTATCGCATGAGCTATCTTGCTGACATCGTTGGTAAGTATAAAAAAGTGGATGCGCAGGCGGAGTTCCATTTCTATCGCCCGAGTAAGAATTCGCATCTCTTGCCAACTCTGACAGAGCAATTGTCACTCGTTTCAGATCAGAATCAAAAAGCCATGTCTGTGAATCTGTCTTCTGTACCCGCGGCGATTCTAAGCACTCATATTCTGCAGGAAAGCTGGGATAATGCAAAAGGCGAAAGCGTTTTCACTCTCGGCCGCATTTTGAAAGCGAGCGAAGTAAATCCGGCGAAATTTAAAAACGTCGGTCCTTAA
- a CDS encoding FliA/WhiG family RNA polymerase sigma factor: protein MAKNVALLKKYKEEPKKLTQKQKDELIKEYAPLIKFVAQKIAVRLPSNIELDDLISAGVIGLMDAIDKYDPTRDNKFKTYAEFRIRGAILDELRAQDWVPRSIRDKAKLLDKTMANLENELGRAPTDEEVSKALNISVDEFHDLVNQVRPVSLLSIDNSQSFSNDDHKSILNLLEGSKLNNPFNQLNIKSIKEVVAQAIEELPERQRLVLSLYYFEDLNLKEIGQVLRVTESRVSQLHAQAVARLRVKLQQSIGAGELEVA, encoded by the coding sequence ATGGCGAAAAACGTGGCATTGCTGAAAAAGTACAAAGAGGAGCCTAAGAAACTCACCCAGAAACAAAAGGATGAGTTGATTAAGGAATACGCTCCGCTGATTAAGTTCGTCGCACAAAAGATTGCCGTGCGCCTTCCTTCAAATATCGAATTGGATGACTTGATCTCTGCCGGTGTGATCGGCTTGATGGATGCCATCGATAAATACGATCCCACTCGTGATAATAAATTTAAAACTTATGCCGAGTTCCGTATTCGTGGTGCGATCCTCGATGAGCTCCGCGCTCAAGACTGGGTTCCACGCTCTATTCGTGACAAAGCAAAACTTCTCGATAAGACAATGGCAAACCTAGAAAACGAGCTCGGTCGTGCGCCGACCGACGAGGAAGTTTCTAAGGCGTTGAATATTTCTGTCGACGAGTTCCATGATCTCGTGAACCAAGTTCGTCCTGTGAGCTTGCTTTCAATTGATAACAGTCAATCCTTCAGCAATGACGACCACAAGTCGATCTTGAACCTTTTGGAAGGTTCTAAGCTGAATAATCCGTTCAATCAGCTCAATATCAAGTCCATCAAAGAAGTCGTGGCTCAGGCCATCGAAGAATTGCCTGAGCGTCAGCGCTTGGTTCTTTCTTTGTATTACTTTGAAGATTTGAACTTAAAAGAGATCGGTCAGGTTCTGCGAGTCACAGAGAGCCGCGTATCTCAGCTCCACGCCCAGGCTGTTGCGAGACTTCGTGTGAAGCTGCAACAAAGCATCGGCGCGGGTGAGCTCGAAGTCGCCTAG
- the flhB gene encoding flagellar biosynthesis protein FlhB: MAEDQEEKTEQATDARREDFRRRGQVAQTKELASCLLLLTFAGGIYALSRFFFQNIYEVFNYSFGPQLVTTIRSGNFTEAMTFCAQKMFILIAPVMAVAALISAISSIAQVGFMQVEDAMSPDFNKLNPIEGFKRVFSMRALVEGLKSFLKLLFIGMVLYFLLRSEVVKVPYLIGYSLEGIFQYIGGIVIRLLGGIGMMMLILSAADYFFQRWKLEKEMMMTKQEVKEEAKSREGDPMIKARVRRMQRERASKRMMDAIPKADVVITNPTHIAVVLKYDANLPAPQIVAKGADFMAEKIKEIAREHNIPIVENKPLARTIYKTLKIGQVIPRELFVAVAEVLSYVYKLRKKVRR; the protein is encoded by the coding sequence GTGGCAGAGGACCAAGAAGAGAAGACGGAACAGGCGACGGACGCCCGGAGGGAAGACTTCCGTAGACGTGGTCAAGTGGCGCAAACGAAAGAGTTGGCGTCGTGCTTGCTATTGTTGACGTTTGCTGGGGGCATTTATGCTCTCAGTCGTTTCTTTTTTCAAAACATCTATGAAGTATTCAATTACTCATTCGGTCCACAGCTCGTGACCACCATCCGCTCCGGCAATTTCACGGAAGCTATGACGTTCTGTGCGCAGAAGATGTTTATCTTGATTGCGCCGGTCATGGCTGTTGCTGCGTTGATCAGTGCGATCTCGTCGATTGCTCAAGTAGGTTTCATGCAGGTTGAAGATGCGATGAGCCCGGACTTCAATAAATTGAATCCGATTGAAGGCTTTAAACGCGTTTTCAGTATGCGCGCTTTGGTAGAAGGATTGAAGTCCTTCTTGAAATTGCTCTTTATCGGGATGGTTCTGTACTTCTTGCTTCGTTCAGAAGTGGTGAAGGTTCCTTACCTGATCGGTTATTCTCTGGAAGGTATTTTCCAGTACATCGGTGGCATCGTGATTCGCCTGCTCGGTGGTATCGGCATGATGATGCTGATTCTGTCAGCTGCGGACTATTTCTTTCAGCGTTGGAAGCTTGAAAAAGAAATGATGATGACCAAGCAAGAAGTGAAAGAAGAAGCTAAATCCCGCGAGGGGGATCCGATGATCAAGGCTCGTGTCCGCCGTATGCAACGCGAGCGCGCGAGCAAGCGTATGATGGATGCGATTCCAAAAGCAGACGTCGTGATCACGAATCCAACTCATATCGCGGTTGTATTGAAGTACGACGCGAACTTGCCGGCGCCACAGATCGTGGCTAAAGGCGCTGATTTCATGGCTGAAAAAATTAAAGAAATCGCACGCGAACACAATATTCCTATTGTTGAGAACAAACCATTGGCTCGAACTATTTATAAAACCCTCAAGATCGGCCAAGTGATTCCTCGCGAACTGTTCGTCGCGGTCGCAGAAGTTCTTTCGTATGTTTATAAGTTACGTAAAAAGGTGAGAAGATAA
- the flhF gene encoding flagellar biosynthesis protein FlhF, producing MQVKKFEARTMKEALEMVKAELGPDAIILSARDNNKSYGLVGDGSVEITAAVSEETLQKKRFAEARLREQERTKFSQSTARQQKELIEKMVNKHLERNKAPRPITSQRYIDIDEEQVQMQQDNRYGSMAAQERVQSAAKRALAALQDQAPQPARKAAPVVAPVKAAAAAAINTVIPAVPTPTAKQVESLEMQSLKTEIANLKQVLAQFQNIPQNFVQGHPGSEFGLPYDLSFVFEKLVTAGVAPEISADICGHAQKDLPSLKLKNRALVEGWVARKILETTKVCTPEETKQAKVHIFVGAAGSGKTTALVKMASHLVVRENKKVAILSADTFKVGAADQMRIYAQILNVPFSVIRNASDWYHIMNYMNSVDYILVDYPGLSLRNAEEGMNLKRLMPPATLKSRVHLVLSTLAKDQDVTELGRRYSVLDYHDVIFTGLDESVQHGTIYNFMRRFDVPLHSFGIGTRVPEDFEFATKERVLDLLFKITQATKQEHQTL from the coding sequence ATGCAGGTTAAGAAATTTGAAGCTCGCACAATGAAGGAAGCCCTCGAGATGGTCAAAGCTGAGCTTGGCCCCGATGCGATCATTCTTTCTGCACGGGATAACAACAAGAGCTACGGTCTTGTTGGTGACGGCAGTGTCGAGATCACAGCGGCGGTTTCAGAGGAGACTTTGCAAAAAAAACGTTTTGCCGAAGCTCGCTTGCGTGAGCAAGAGCGGACGAAGTTCAGCCAAAGCACGGCTCGCCAGCAAAAAGAGTTGATCGAGAAGATGGTGAATAAGCATCTTGAAAGAAACAAGGCGCCACGTCCTATTACTTCCCAACGTTATATTGATATCGATGAAGAACAGGTTCAGATGCAGCAGGATAACCGCTATGGTTCTATGGCGGCGCAAGAACGTGTTCAGTCAGCGGCTAAGCGTGCTTTGGCGGCTTTGCAAGATCAAGCTCCTCAGCCGGCAAGAAAAGCGGCTCCGGTTGTAGCCCCAGTGAAGGCGGCGGCAGCGGCGGCCATTAACACGGTCATTCCGGCAGTACCAACGCCAACCGCAAAACAAGTAGAATCTTTAGAAATGCAGTCTTTGAAAACAGAGATTGCGAACTTAAAGCAGGTTTTAGCTCAGTTTCAGAACATTCCACAGAATTTCGTTCAAGGTCATCCGGGCTCGGAGTTCGGCTTGCCTTATGATTTGAGCTTCGTATTTGAAAAGCTCGTTACCGCAGGCGTTGCGCCTGAGATCTCAGCGGATATCTGTGGTCATGCACAGAAAGATCTTCCGTCTTTGAAATTGAAGAACCGCGCTTTGGTGGAAGGCTGGGTTGCAAGAAAAATCCTTGAGACAACCAAGGTTTGTACACCAGAGGAAACCAAGCAGGCAAAGGTTCACATTTTTGTCGGCGCTGCAGGTTCTGGTAAAACGACAGCCCTTGTAAAAATGGCAAGCCACTTAGTGGTTCGTGAAAACAAAAAAGTAGCGATTCTTTCCGCCGATACTTTCAAGGTGGGTGCCGCGGATCAGATGCGTATTTATGCTCAAATCCTCAATGTCCCATTCAGTGTTATTCGTAATGCCAGCGACTGGTATCACATCATGAATTACATGAATAGCGTGGATTACATCCTTGTCGACTATCCGGGCTTGAGCCTTCGTAATGCCGAAGAAGGCATGAACTTGAAGCGCTTGATGCCACCGGCGACTTTGAAGTCCCGCGTGCACTTGGTACTTTCGACATTGGCAAAAGATCAAGACGTGACGGAGCTCGGCCGCCGTTACTCGGTACTGGATTACCATGACGTGATCTTTACGGGCCTTGATGAGTCCGTACAGCACGGAACTATTTATAATTTTATGAGACGCTTTGATGTGCCACTCCACTCGTTTGGTATCGGTACGCGCGTCCCTGAAGACTTCGAGTTCGCGACGAAAGAGCGTGTGTTGGATCTTCTTTTTAAAATCACTCAAGCGACTAAACAGGAACATCAGACATTATGA